One window of Flavobacterium ammonificans genomic DNA carries:
- a CDS encoding SDR family NAD(P)-dependent oxidoreductase — MKNIIVTGTSRGIGLELALQFASKGHHVLALSRTIPQTLLGNKNISCLSVDLAIESDLQKVSDYISTTWKQVDAIVHNAGSLLLKPFSETSQADFESIYKVNVFGVANLTRVALPYLQKGSHVVTISSMGGIQGSLKFAGLAAYSSSKGAVITLSELLAEEYKEKGIAFNVLALGAVQTEMLEEAFPGYQAPISAANMAQYIVDFTLTGNRYYNGKVLEVSSTNP, encoded by the coding sequence ATGAAAAATATTATTGTAACCGGAACGAGTAGGGGTATAGGTTTAGAATTAGCATTACAATTTGCTTCAAAAGGGCATCATGTTTTAGCACTTTCTAGAACAATTCCTCAAACTCTTTTAGGTAATAAAAACATCAGTTGCTTATCAGTTGATTTAGCCATTGAATCAGACTTACAAAAAGTATCCGATTATATTTCTACAACATGGAAACAGGTTGATGCAATTGTACACAATGCGGGTAGTTTGTTATTAAAACCTTTTTCCGAAACTTCACAAGCTGATTTTGAAAGCATTTATAAAGTAAATGTTTTTGGTGTTGCCAATTTAACTCGCGTAGCATTACCGTATTTACAAAAAGGAAGTCATGTCGTAACGATTAGTTCGATGGGCGGAATTCAAGGTAGTTTAAAGTTTGCAGGTTTAGCAGCTTACAGTTCGAGTAAAGGTGCTGTCATTACACTTTCTGAATTGTTAGCCGAAGAATACAAAGAAAAAGGAATTGCATTTAACGTTTTGGCACTTGGAGCAGTTCAAACCGAAATGTTAGAAGAAGCGTTTCCAGGCTATCAGGCCCCAATTTCTGCAGCTAATATGGCTCAATACATTGTGGATTTTACGCTAACGGGTAATCGATATTACAACGGAAAAGTGTTGGAAGTTTCATCTACAAATCCTTAA
- a CDS encoding MlaE family ABC transporter permease, which translates to MILIKYLTQIGSYFLMLKDMFNRPVKWSVMKQLILKEIEDLIIDSLGIVCFISFFVGGVVAIQTALNLTNPLIPRYLIGFATRQSVILEFAPTFISIIMAGKMGSFITSSIGTMRVTEQIDALEVMGVNSLNYLVFPKIVALFLYPFIIGIAMFLGIFGGYLAAVFGGFATETEFINGLQVEFIPFHITYAFIKTLAFAFILATIPSFHGYYMKGGALEVGKASTISFVWTSVVIIIVNYLLTQILLS; encoded by the coding sequence ATGATACTCATCAAATATTTAACCCAAATAGGAAGTTATTTTCTCATGTTGAAAGACATGTTCAACCGACCTGTAAAATGGAGCGTGATGAAACAGCTCATCCTAAAAGAGATTGAAGATTTAATTATTGATTCTTTGGGTATTGTATGTTTTATATCGTTTTTTGTGGGTGGAGTTGTAGCCATTCAAACGGCTTTAAACTTAACCAATCCGCTAATTCCAAGATATTTAATTGGATTTGCCACCAGACAATCCGTGATTTTAGAATTTGCACCCACTTTTATTTCCATTATTATGGCAGGTAAAATGGGTTCATTTATTACATCAAGTATTGGAACGATGAGAGTTACGGAACAAATAGATGCTTTAGAAGTAATGGGGGTCAACTCATTAAATTATTTAGTATTCCCGAAAATTGTAGCTTTATTCCTGTATCCTTTTATTATTGGAATCGCCATGTTTTTAGGAATATTTGGAGGGTATTTAGCTGCCGTTTTTGGCGGATTTGCAACAGAAACGGAATTTATAAACGGACTCCAAGTAGAATTTATTCCTTTTCATATTACTTATGCGTTCATTAAGACATTGGCTTTTGCTTTTATATTAGCAACTATCCCTTCTTTTCATGGTTATTATATGAAGGGTGGCGCGTTAGAAGTTGGTAAGGCAAGTACAATTTCATTTGTTTGGACTTCTGTAGTCATCATTATTGTCAACTATTTACTCACTCAAATTTTATTAAGCTAA
- a CDS encoding glycosyltransferase — MKYYIVIPTYNEEQFIALTLQSLADQTVLPSKVIVVNDNSTDSTPEIVLAFAEKYPWISLVTKNSSAVHLPGSKVIQAFQKGLESIDEDYDLIVKVDSDLIFPTNYFETIIQHFNSDSSIGMVGGFCYIEKNGEWILENLTDKDHIRGALKAYRKATFKQIGGLRAQMGWDTVDELLCKFYNWKVVTNESLHVKHLKPTGANYNKTARYKQGEAFYTLGYGFIITAIASLKLALRKGKPLLFLDYLLGFWKAKLANKPMLVTDEQAKFIRKYRLQKMKNKLFQ; from the coding sequence ATGAAGTATTATATCGTTATTCCTACTTACAATGAAGAACAATTTATTGCTTTAACATTACAATCGTTGGCAGATCAAACCGTTCTTCCATCGAAAGTAATTGTAGTGAATGACAATTCAACAGATAGTACTCCAGAAATAGTTTTGGCTTTCGCCGAAAAATACCCCTGGATTTCATTGGTAACCAAAAACTCTAGTGCAGTTCATTTACCCGGAAGTAAAGTTATCCAAGCTTTTCAAAAAGGATTAGAATCTATTGACGAAGACTATGATTTAATTGTAAAAGTAGATTCCGATTTGATTTTTCCAACAAACTATTTCGAAACGATAATTCAGCATTTTAACTCTGATTCCTCTATTGGAATGGTAGGTGGTTTTTGTTACATCGAAAAAAATGGCGAATGGATTTTAGAAAATTTAACCGATAAAGATCATATTCGGGGTGCTTTAAAAGCCTATCGAAAAGCAACTTTTAAACAAATAGGTGGATTGAGAGCACAAATGGGTTGGGATACGGTAGATGAATTATTGTGTAAATTTTACAATTGGAAAGTAGTTACTAATGAAAGTTTACACGTAAAACACTTAAAACCAACGGGAGCTAATTACAATAAAACCGCACGATATAAACAAGGCGAGGCATTTTATACTTTGGGCTACGGCTTCATTATTACCGCAATTGCTTCACTAAAATTAGCCCTCCGAAAGGGAAAACCGTTATTGTTTTTAGACTATTTACTTGGTTTTTGGAAAGCCAAATTAGCAAACAAACCTATGTTAGTTACTGATGAACAAGCGAAGTTCATTAGAAAATATCGACTTCAAAAAATGAAGAATAAACTTTTTCAATAA
- a CDS encoding ABC transporter ATP-binding protein: protein MIEVTNVEKKFGSQKVLKGISTNFEAGQTSLVIGQSGSGKTVFLKSLLGIHEIDKGTIAFNGRVYGQMNKDEKRELRSEIGMVFQGSALFDSMTVEENIGFPLKMFTNKSPKEIKDRVDFVIDRVNLVEAHHKKPSEISGGMQKRVAIARAIVNNPKYLFCDEPNSGLDPKTATVIDNLIQEITKEYNITTVINTHDMNSVMEIGEKIVFLKNGLKAWEGTKEEIFKTDNKAVVDFVYSSNLFKKVREAVLNGH from the coding sequence ATGATTGAAGTTACAAACGTTGAAAAGAAATTTGGTAGTCAAAAAGTACTTAAAGGAATTAGTACCAATTTTGAAGCTGGACAGACAAGTTTAGTTATTGGACAAAGTGGATCAGGAAAAACTGTTTTTTTAAAATCGTTATTGGGTATTCATGAAATAGATAAAGGCACTATTGCTTTTAATGGAAGAGTTTATGGCCAAATGAATAAAGATGAAAAACGGGAACTGCGCAGTGAAATTGGCATGGTATTTCAAGGGAGTGCACTTTTTGACAGTATGACCGTTGAGGAAAATATTGGATTCCCATTAAAAATGTTTACCAATAAATCGCCAAAAGAGATTAAAGATCGTGTTGATTTTGTAATTGATCGTGTTAATCTTGTTGAGGCACATCACAAAAAGCCATCTGAAATTTCTGGTGGTATGCAAAAACGTGTTGCTATTGCTCGTGCCATTGTAAACAATCCAAAATACTTATTTTGTGACGAACCCAATTCTGGATTAGATCCAAAAACAGCTACGGTAATTGACAATTTAATTCAAGAAATCACAAAAGAATACAATATTACAACTGTAATCAACACCCACGATATGAACTCCGTTATGGAAATTGGAGAAAAAATTGTATTCTTAAAAAACGGATTAAAAGCTTGGGAAGGAACAAAAGAAGAAATTTTCAAAACCGATAATAAAGCAGTGGTTGATTTTGTGTATTCTTCTAATTTATTTAAAAAAGTTAGAGAAGCCGTTTTAAACGGACATTAA
- a CDS encoding methyltransferase — MYEKTFPNKRFKHTLEFLQKHITTSETIFDLGVPNPFSKIMIENGYTVKNTSGEDLDNNQTAIQNEDYTVFTAFEIFEHLLNPYTILQNVKSDKLLISIPLRLWFSPAYRSKTDMWDRHYHEFEDWQLDWLLEKTGWKIIAREKFTHPVKKIGFRPLLRFFTPRYYIVYAEKIK, encoded by the coding sequence ATGTACGAAAAAACGTTTCCCAATAAAAGATTCAAACACACTTTAGAATTTTTACAAAAACACATTACTACTTCAGAAACCATTTTTGACTTAGGGGTTCCTAATCCATTCTCAAAAATTATGATTGAAAATGGATATACTGTAAAAAATACTAGTGGAGAGGATTTAGATAACAATCAAACTGCGATACAAAACGAAGATTACACTGTTTTTACTGCGTTTGAAATTTTCGAACATTTATTAAATCCGTACACTATTTTACAAAATGTAAAATCAGATAAATTGTTGATTTCAATTCCGCTTCGATTGTGGTTTTCTCCCGCTTATCGTAGCAAAACAGATATGTGGGATAGGCATTATCACGAGTTTGAAGATTGGCAATTGGATTGGTTGTTAGAAAAAACGGGATGGAAAATCATCGCAAGGGAGAAATTTACTCATCCTGTGAAAAAGATTGGTTTTAGACCATTGTTGCGTTTCTTTACGCCAAGATATTACATCGTTTACGCCGAAAAAATTAAATAA
- a CDS encoding acyl-CoA dehydrogenase, whose protein sequence is MDFNLTEEHKMIQQAARDFAQNELLAGVIERDENQIFPADQIKKMGELGFMGMMVDPEYGGSGLDTISYVLAMEEISKVDASASVVMSVNNSLVCWGLQTYGTEEQKREWLPKLASGEIHGAFCLSEPEAGSDATSQKTTAIDMGDHYLVNGTKNWITNGNSASFYIVIAQTDIDKKSRGINALIMTKDMPGFSIGPKEQKMGIRGSDTHSLMFSDVKVPKANRIGEDGFGFKFAMKTLAGGRIGIAAQALGIASGAYELALKYSKERKAFGTEICNHQAIAFKLADMAVAIEAARHLCIKAAWDKDNHHNYDVSGAMAKLYASQVAMDTAIEAVQIHGGNGYVKEYHVERMMRDAKITQIYEGTSEIQKIVISRAVLAD, encoded by the coding sequence ATGGATTTTAATTTAACAGAAGAGCATAAAATGATTCAGCAAGCAGCAAGAGATTTTGCTCAAAATGAATTATTAGCTGGCGTTATTGAGCGTGACGAAAATCAAATTTTCCCTGCGGATCAAATAAAGAAGATGGGTGAGTTGGGTTTTATGGGAATGATGGTAGATCCTGAATACGGTGGAAGCGGATTGGATACTATTTCTTATGTATTAGCTATGGAAGAAATTTCCAAAGTTGATGCTTCAGCTTCAGTGGTGATGTCTGTCAACAATTCTTTGGTTTGTTGGGGCTTACAAACTTATGGAACTGAAGAACAAAAACGAGAATGGTTACCCAAACTAGCTTCAGGAGAAATTCATGGTGCTTTTTGTTTGAGTGAACCAGAAGCAGGAAGTGATGCAACCTCGCAAAAAACTACTGCTATAGATATGGGAGATCATTATTTGGTTAACGGTACAAAAAATTGGATCACTAATGGAAATTCCGCTTCATTTTATATCGTAATTGCACAAACAGATATTGACAAAAAGAGTAGAGGAATCAATGCCTTAATTATGACCAAAGATATGCCAGGGTTTTCTATTGGTCCGAAAGAGCAAAAAATGGGAATCAGAGGATCAGACACACATTCATTGATGTTCTCAGATGTTAAAGTACCCAAAGCTAATCGTATTGGTGAAGATGGTTTTGGATTTAAGTTTGCTATGAAAACATTGGCTGGTGGTCGTATTGGAATTGCTGCGCAAGCTTTAGGAATCGCTTCAGGTGCCTATGAATTAGCTTTAAAATATTCGAAAGAACGTAAGGCTTTCGGAACTGAAATTTGCAATCACCAAGCGATAGCATTTAAACTTGCTGATATGGCAGTTGCTATCGAAGCCGCTCGACACTTATGCATCAAAGCCGCTTGGGATAAAGATAACCATCATAATTACGATGTAAGTGGTGCTATGGCAAAATTATATGCTTCTCAAGTAGCTATGGATACTGCAATAGAAGCGGTTCAAATTCATGGCGGAAATGGATATGTAAAAGAATACCACGTAGAACGAATGATGCGTGACGCAAAAATTACGCAAATTTATGAAGGGACTTCTGAAATTCAGAAAATTGTAATTTCAAGAGCCGTTTTGGCAGATTAA
- a CDS encoding group III truncated hemoglobin yields MKDIQTPEEIYIVVDEFYKKLLADDTISYIFTDVVKIKLEEHLPILVTFWSQAILGTGGYVNNLTQIHLDVNAKSYLTKELFDIWLNHFEAAINENFEGFNCERMKNQAHNLSTIMQIKIAQQDK; encoded by the coding sequence ATGAAAGATATTCAAACTCCAGAAGAAATATATATTGTAGTAGATGAATTCTACAAAAAATTATTGGCTGACGATACAATTAGTTACATCTTCACAGATGTCGTAAAGATAAAGCTAGAAGAACACTTACCCATTCTGGTTACTTTTTGGTCACAAGCCATTTTAGGAACGGGTGGTTATGTCAACAATTTAACTCAAATTCATTTGGATGTGAACGCAAAATCCTATCTAACCAAAGAATTATTTGACATTTGGCTCAATCACTTTGAAGCAGCCATCAACGAAAACTTTGAAGGCTTCAATTGTGAACGAATGAAAAACCAAGCCCATAATTTATCCACCATTATGCAAATAAAAATTGCGCAACAAGATAAATAA
- a CDS encoding 3-oxoacyl-ACP synthase III family protein, whose amino-acid sequence MNIKISGIGSYIPEKSVSNTDFSDHVFLNEDGSPFGYPNEVVVNKFKNITGIENRRYANDQYTSSDLGFFAAKKAIENAKIDPETIDYIIFAHNFGDVKHGTVQSDMLPSLATRVKHKLQIQNPKCVAYDLLFGCPGWIEGVLQANAFIKSGMAKRCLVIGGETLSRVVDDHDRDSMIYSDGAGASIIEASDDESGLLSYESATFANDEAGYLFFGKSYNPDLDPETKYIKMYGRKIYEFALSNVPSAMKSCLDKSGLGIDDVKKILIHQANEKMDEAIVHRFYKLYEKTPPKDVMPMSIHDLGNSSVATVPTLFDQVLQGKIENQEIKKGDVLIFASVGAGMNINAFVYRY is encoded by the coding sequence ATGAATATCAAAATAAGCGGAATAGGAAGTTATATTCCTGAAAAAAGCGTTAGTAACACTGATTTTTCCGATCATGTTTTTTTAAACGAAGATGGAAGTCCTTTTGGTTATCCAAATGAAGTAGTAGTCAACAAGTTCAAAAATATCACTGGAATTGAAAACAGACGTTATGCTAACGACCAATATACCTCATCTGATTTAGGTTTTTTTGCAGCCAAGAAAGCTATTGAAAACGCTAAAATAGATCCAGAAACAATAGATTATATCATTTTTGCACACAACTTTGGCGATGTAAAACACGGCACTGTACAATCGGATATGTTGCCAAGTTTAGCCACGAGAGTAAAACATAAATTGCAAATTCAGAATCCAAAATGCGTGGCATACGACCTTCTTTTTGGATGTCCAGGTTGGATAGAAGGCGTTTTGCAAGCTAATGCATTTATTAAGTCAGGAATGGCAAAACGTTGTTTGGTAATTGGAGGAGAAACCTTATCAAGAGTAGTAGATGATCACGACCGTGATTCAATGATATATTCTGACGGTGCAGGTGCTTCTATAATTGAGGCTTCAGACGATGAAAGCGGACTTTTATCTTACGAAAGCGCTACTTTTGCCAATGACGAAGCAGGTTATTTATTCTTCGGTAAATCATACAATCCAGACTTAGATCCAGAAACCAAATACATTAAAATGTATGGTAGAAAGATCTATGAATTTGCGTTGAGTAATGTCCCATCAGCAATGAAAAGTTGTCTAGACAAAAGCGGTTTAGGTATTGATGATGTCAAAAAAATATTGATTCACCAAGCCAATGAAAAAATGGATGAAGCCATTGTTCATCGTTTCTACAAACTATATGAAAAAACGCCTCCTAAAGACGTTATGCCAATGAGCATTCACGATCTAGGAAATAGTAGTGTTGCAACTGTTCCTACGCTCTTTGATCAAGTACTTCAAGGTAAAATAGAAAATCAAGAAATCAAAAAAGGAGATGTTTTAATCTTTGCTTCGGTTGGAGCTGGAATGAATATCAATGCGTTTGTATACCGATATTAA
- a CDS encoding SprT-like domain-containing protein, giving the protein MNDTLARYIPEHAVRPVFELIVSNQVHLKIVNERQTRHGDYRRSLNGNHEITVNASLNQYKFLITLIHEIAHLAAFEKFGRHIKPHGNEWKITFQRLMVPFIRPEIFPQHLLPLLARHFRNPSASSDTDTTLSLALKQFDQQNDKNYVFEIPYGSIFRISNGKIFKKIAVRTKRFECLEISTGKTYLFNPNAEVELLKIN; this is encoded by the coding sequence TTGAATGATACCCTAGCAAGATATATTCCGGAGCATGCAGTACGACCTGTTTTTGAATTAATTGTATCGAATCAAGTGCATCTTAAAATTGTTAACGAAAGACAAACCCGTCATGGCGATTATAGAAGATCATTAAATGGTAATCACGAAATTACGGTCAATGCTAGTTTAAATCAGTACAAGTTTTTGATTACGTTAATTCATGAAATTGCACATCTTGCAGCTTTTGAAAAATTTGGAAGACACATCAAACCACATGGCAATGAATGGAAAATTACTTTTCAACGTTTGATGGTTCCTTTCATTCGTCCAGAAATTTTCCCTCAGCATTTGTTGCCTTTATTAGCAAGACACTTCAGAAATCCATCTGCAAGTAGCGATACGGACACTACTTTATCATTGGCACTCAAACAATTTGACCAACAAAATGATAAAAATTATGTTTTTGAAATTCCATATGGAAGTATATTTCGAATTTCAAACGGCAAAATTTTCAAAAAAATAGCGGTGAGAACCAAACGCTTCGAATGTTTGGAAATTAGTACTGGTAAAACCTATTTATTTAATCCAAATGCAGAGGTAGAGTTGTTGAAAATTAATTAA